The Diachasmimorpha longicaudata isolate KC_UGA_2023 chromosome 18, iyDiaLong2, whole genome shotgun sequence DNA segment CACTGCCTCCACACCGGTTACCACCAGCGCAACAAGACCACCAGCTGCCCAGACCCCAGCACCTGCCAGTGTCACGGAAACTCCAAGGTCATCCTCGGGTAGTACTCCCAAAAATAATTCCGGGTCAAAGCCACCTAGCTCTATGACACTTCTTGAGAGAACACCAACTCTCATGAGTGATCCCCATCTTTTCGATCTTCAGAGACATCTCTGGAATATTTCTACGCCACCGGGAGCTGAACCAGTTGTTCAGGTATAcaattcactttttcaatatttttttccatttgtttatgGGGTTTAGTTACTCCAATTGAGTTAAACAAAATTGAGATCGAGGGATCGATGCAAAGTTTATATTTTCAAtcctttgaatattttctttttatttatcttcagaaatttcattcattcaattccttcatttttagTTGATAATACCCGATTAAAACcaacaacaattatttatttatttatttattgagggATTCCATTGAAGGAAAAGCGTCAgagtcaaaaaattaaaacactTCATCCCAAAAActttttctaattaaattctgcaggaaattttttaaaattatcttCACAACGATAATTTCTCACTTCACGAAACTAAAAAACTTATCATCGCACGAAAACAATTAAAACACTGACAATGTTTATCCTAAAAACctctattatttttatattggaGTAACTACCTCACCTGTCTTGATTCTCAATGTCACTGATAAGATTAGCCTCCACTATTCCCTGTCACGAGTGAGATACGATCATTAATATGAAGTCAATTGCCCTGTCATTACCCCACGTGTAAGTCCCTCCCCGACTCGACGAGACGTTGCCCCAGGGGACAGATCGTTTCGTATCAAAACAAATTAAACAAAACGGATAAATATTGCATGTgcagggaaaaaataatgtcgTCGCACTGATGACTGATCGGTACCAAGAAATTATCGTTGGTATCAGTGCAGTATCAAccgggggaataaaaaaataataacattcAAACGGTGATTCGAGTTCTCCAATATTAATATCGATCGTTCTCCGGTGCATATCGACTTTCAGACTTGATAAAGAACACATTCCGGAGACTCATTGTGAACAAATGCTGCGGTGTAATACGACGATTCGAACTCGAGTGCAAAAAAGTATTAACCGattggtgaaataattgaactgATGGAATCGATTGATTGGGGGAAGAATTAGGGGAACGTTCAGAGTAGAATTTGTGATAATTTCGGTGAACATTGAACGTTAAAAAAAGCGAATTGAAGCAGACATTTCCCTAATTAaatatgaattaattgaaaattgtttattgattcATGTGGAAAGAACATGAAGTGGTTAACTAATTTTAACTGCGTCATTAAAAAAGTGGTGGATAAAAAAACTGGATGGGAACAAATGCGAGAACTTTTGCGAGAATTTGCGAACTTTTGCGTTAGAAAATGACGATTGAAGTGACTTTACCAGAAAGTGTCTGTGGAGActtgaaaatcaattaaaataggGATCACTAATCAATCTGACAACAATTTGAAGTGATatcgatgattaattaattctcataAATTGAGACGACAATTTCTAGTcgttttttgtataaaaagGGCGCATTAAAAAGCGAGGAAAAATTGCGGGAATGATTTGCGCCAATGATTCCATCTCAAGGTCACGTCAGTCGATCACTGACCACTggataaaattaaatagtaGACGTGGGAAACAGATGtgaggatttttcatttttccgggagGAAATCGATAGCTTCGCAGTTCAAACCAACACCAGATATTTACGTTATTAATTCCTGCGGAGTTTCTATTGGAGGATCGGGAATTATATCATCCAGGAACAGTATCTTCACCCCAGTATCATAAACAGTCAGACGAGTTCATAAAAAACGTGAAATCATTATTTGTTCTTCACTTGTaatcacttaaaaaaaaatctgtagcaacaattttttaaaatcacgaGATTCACGATATTGTGGCATcgtaaaatatattatatatcctCCATATAATATTATACATAGAATATGCGATAAATTGTATGGctgatgttttttttcgaattttataCCGTCAATTTGTTGGTAGAATATCGATCTGGGGTAGAGTTACTTTAGATAATATGGTACCATCATTTATCGAAAGGCTAATGGGGATTAAATTCACCTGGTTGACTGATATCCTCAACCTTTTAACATGCTGGGGAGGTAAACGTGGTGTACGTAGTGTATGTTGTTCACGGTCGGCTACAGCAAAGCTTATTGTCCGACAGAGGGGTGTAGCGAGTGAGCTGACGAATAGCATCCCAGCAGCGATTACGGCAACGGAAAGCCTGGAACGGACAATGAGCAAGCACTTGCCACCCGGTGACAGTCTGTGTACCACGCTATCGTCCCCACAGTTCTCCCAGGCGTTATCAATGTTCTGGTCTGCTTTGCAGTCGGGCCAGGCAAGCCCAGTTGTACGACAGTTTGGACTTGGGGCTGATGCTGTCAACGCAGCTGCCACTGGTAATCTTGAGGAGTTTGTCAGTGCACTCGAGGGTGAGGGCAAGTCCGGGACGGCTGGACAAGCTGGTGAGACGGAGGAGAAGAAGGGGGAGGCTAAGGGGGATGGAGGTGCATCCAGCGAGAAGAAGGACGATGGAGACGATCCCATGACATTCGATTGAAATGGCTTTTggtttattggattttttttgggaggaGAGATTGGTTTTGGAGGGGATTTCGTTATTATTCGATAATGGTTTTTGATCGTATGGATTAATAAATgagatttgaaaattttttggggatttttggggAACTTATTGTCACCTTTTTCCTGGATTATTGAAGAGAGTTTTTGGGTTCACGAGGTTATCTTGAAGGACTTCATCATATCGatattttgttgtttatttatatttatttatttatttatgttagaTTTTTTTGTGCAGACAAAGTGAGGGAGGAAAATGCTTCTGTTCGGAAGCTGGAATATTCAGTCCTGGAGAATATTCCCCAGGGGATGTCCTAGAAATTGGAAATTATGAAAGTCTATGCAACAATTACAATAATTCATTGTTTATAAGTGGATTTGGTGCATGAAAATGCATCAAATCCATTCATAATTGTGCTCCCAGGATTTttgcgaatgaaaaaaaacaaaaaattttagttCTGGCACTTTGGCCTCATCTGCCCCGAATTCCCCTATTTTTATTGTGCTCAGGTCACCCCCACACACACCACAAGTGCCTCAATACCCTTCTTGTGAATTTCTTCAGGAACATCCCCTCAGATTGAATCCCCTGGAGAACATCTGTCCACAGAAAAATCGAATCCCCCAGAACAttcattttcgaaaattgtAGTTCTGACCCTTTGGCCTCATCTGCCCTGAATTCCCCTATTTTTATCGTCCTCAGGTCACCCCCACACACACCACAAGTACCTCAAAACCCTTCTTGTGAATTTCTCCAGGAACATCCCCTTAGATTGAATCCCCTGGAGAGCATCTGTCCAGAGAAAAATCGAATCCCCCAAAacattcattttcaaaaatcgtaGTTCTGACCCTTTGGCCTCATCTACCCCGAATCCCCCTATTTTTATTGTCCTCAGGTCACCCACACACACACCACAAGTGCCGCAATACCCTTCCTGTGAATTTCTCCAGGAACATCCCCTCAGATTGAATCCCCTGGAGAGCATCTGTCCACAGAAAAATCGAATCCCCCAAAACATTGATTTTCGATTCAACCGACGTGAACTTGAAATGAGACAGTGGTGAgtgggtgggtgggtggtCGGGCAGCTGAGGTTGATACAACCTTGGTGACCTTGAACCAGACACGCGTGAATCGTCAATGAAGTGTGATTACCTCACGAACGTCTTCCATTGGAATAAAAACCAGAGAGATCGTCCAACTGATGTGATAATGACCCccgtccccccccccccatccgcTGAAAAGTTCATTAACCTTGACCTTGAGCGTGTGGTCAAGGAATCCAGGCTTTTCCGTCCGGAAAAACCGCTCGTCCCGTCGGCCCCAGGaacctgcgcaggcgcagttGTCGTGTGGCGGGAAAATTTGTTGTCCAATCGCTGAT contains these protein-coding regions:
- the LOC135170860 gene encoding proteasomal ubiquitin receptor ADRM1-B isoform X1 yields the protein MSGGALFSNNAVRGSSKNLVEFKAGKMTVKGKMVYPDTRKGLLYVFQSDDALMHFCWKDRTSGAVEDDLIIFPDDCEFKHVAQCKTGRVYLLKFKLSSKKFFFWLQDLKTEKDEEHCRKINEVLNNPPTPGSQRSGCASGPDGDLQNLLNNMSQQQLIQLFGGVGQMGLGNLLGTMRERPSNTRTSTTTASTPVTTSATRPPAAQTPAPASVTETPRSSSGSTPKNNSGSKPPSSMTLLERTPTLMSDPHLFDLQRHLWNISTPPGAEPVVQRGVASELTNSIPAAITATESLERTMSKHLPPGDSLCTTLSSPQFSQALSMFWSALQSGQASPVVRQFGLGADAVNAAATGNLEEFVSALEGEGKSGTAGQAGETEEKKGEAKGDGGASSEKKDDGDDPMTFD